The Neoarius graeffei isolate fNeoGra1 chromosome 7, fNeoGra1.pri, whole genome shotgun sequence genome includes a region encoding these proteins:
- the LOC132888977 gene encoding uncharacterized protein LOC132888977: MLEWRMLFCICYIVYSHLDKGGCAVRIMFFYFSSAFNTIQPLLLRDKLLQMGVDTCLVSWITDYLTKWPQFVRLGDFTSETVVSSTGAPQGTVLSPVLFTLYTTDFKYNSESCHLQKFSDDTAIVGCIKNGQEGEYRSLVDDFVGWCRTNQLQLNTTKTKEMVMDFRRPVSSLLPVTIDGVTVEIVSTYKYLGVHLDNKLDWSANTDALYKKGQSRLFSLRKLGSFNVCSKLLLMFYQSVMASVLFYAVVCWGGSIRRRDAGHLDRLVRKAGSVVGMELETLSAVADKRMLSRLLAIMDNASHPLHTIFSKQRSRVSSRLLSLSYKTDRLL; the protein is encoded by the coding sequence ATGTTGGAGTGGAGGATGCTGTTTTGTATCTGCTACATAGTCTACTCTCACTTGGACAAAGGAGGCTgtgctgtgagaatcatgtttttttatttctccagcgccttcaataccatccagcccctcTTGTTGAGGGATAAATTGCTGCAGATGGGAGTGGACACCTGCCTGGTGTCTTGGATCACAGATTACCTCACCAAATGGCCCCAGTTTGTTAGGCTGGGGGACTTTACATCTGAGACTGTGGTCAGTAGCACAGGGGCGCCACAAGGAACTGTTCTTTCTCCTGTACTGTTCACCCTATACACCACTGACTTTAAGTACAACTCTGAGTCATGCCACTTGCAGAAATTCTCTGATGACACTGCTATTGTGGGGTGTATTAAGAATGGTCAGGAAGGTGAGTACAGGAGCCTTGTGGATGACTTTGTGGGATGGTGTAGGACCAACCAGCTGCAGCTGAACACCACCAAAACCAAGGAAATGGTGATGGACTTCAGGAGGCCTGTTTCTTCCCTGTTGCCTGTCACTATTGATGGGGTGACTGTGGAGATTGTTAGTACTTACAAGTACCTGGGGGTACACCttgacaataaactggactggtctgcCAACACTGATGCACTTTATAAGAAAGGGCAGAGTAGACTTTTTTCCCTTAGGAAGCTGGGGTCTTTTAATGTCTGCAGCAAGCTCCTGCTTATGTTCTACCAGTCTGTCATGGCCAGTGTCCTTTTCTATGCTGTGGTATGTTGGGGAGGTAGTATTAGGAGAAGGGATGCTGGACACCTGGACAGGCTGGTGAGAAAAGCTGGCTCTGTGGTGGGTATGGAGCTAGAGACTCTGTCAGCAGTTGCTGACAAAAGGATGCTGAGCAGACTGCTTGCTATTATGGACAATGCAAGCCACCCCCTGCACACCATCTTCTCCAAACAGAGGAGTAGAGTGAGCAGCAGGCTCCTTTCCCTATCTTACAAAACAGACAGGTTGCTGTGA